One window of Rasiella rasia genomic DNA carries:
- the accD gene encoding acetyl-CoA carboxylase, carboxyltransferase subunit beta, whose product MSWFKRTKKGIQTATEDKKDVPRGLWYKSPTGKVVDADELEKNFYVSPEDGYHVRIGSKEYFEILFDDNKFKELDKNLESKDPLKFEDNKKYVDRLKDAQKKTGLKDAVRTAVGNSMGEKLVVACMDFSFIGGSMGSVVGEKIARAADYALKNKLPFLLISKSGGARMMEAALSLMQLAKTSAKLAQLSEAGLPYISLCTDPTTGGTTASFAMLGDINISEPGALIGFAGPRVVRDTTGKELPEGFQTAEFVLDHGFLDFITHRKNLKRKVNLYLDLVLNRPLREKAAS is encoded by the coding sequence ATGTCTTGGTTTAAAAGAACAAAAAAAGGTATACAAACTGCCACTGAAGATAAAAAGGATGTCCCACGCGGACTCTGGTATAAATCTCCTACGGGTAAAGTTGTAGATGCCGATGAATTAGAAAAGAATTTTTACGTAAGTCCTGAAGATGGATACCATGTTAGAATTGGTAGTAAAGAATATTTTGAAATTTTATTTGACGACAATAAATTCAAAGAACTAGATAAAAATTTAGAATCTAAAGATCCTTTAAAATTTGAGGATAATAAAAAATACGTAGATAGACTAAAGGATGCACAAAAGAAAACCGGGCTAAAAGATGCAGTACGTACAGCCGTAGGAAACTCTATGGGAGAAAAATTGGTTGTTGCCTGTATGGATTTTAGCTTTATTGGTGGCTCTATGGGAAGTGTTGTAGGAGAAAAAATTGCGCGTGCGGCAGACTACGCATTAAAAAACAAACTTCCTTTTCTTCTTATAAGCAAAAGTGGTGGTGCCCGTATGATGGAGGCTGCTCTTTCATTAATGCAACTAGCCAAGACAAGTGCTAAACTAGCACAACTATCTGAAGCTGGATTGCCTTATATTTCACTTTGTACAGACCCGACTACTGGAGGTACAACTGCAAGTTTTGCAATGTTAGGAGACATTAATATTAGTGAGCCCGGCGCATTAATCGGATTTGCCGGTCCGCGTGTGGTTAGAGATACTACAGGTAAAGAATTACCAGAAGGATTTCAAACCGCAGAGTTTGTATTAGACCATGGTTTTCTAGACTTTATTACCCACAGAAAGAATCTAAAACGTAAAGTAAATCTATATCTAGACTTGGTTTTAAACCGCCCGTTAAGAGAGAAAGCGGCGTCGTAA
- a CDS encoding OmpA family protein produces the protein MKYNILYILFFSTILCAAQQQQGEWSLYFENDAHQLTKAHKVLIDSIKRTALVATDSIVVKGYASSPANEAYNLKLSEKRALNTKNAFPEYYTIIANGFGELQGDEAKNRRVDIMIWAVYQEKLALKNSTANPTKVPEKINDFTKMNAGEKIALAGIYFYPGRDDIRNDSYAALNELLAYLKENKSVTFRLLGHVCCGKKYEPGRDGYNNRTGKNNLSEARAKRIYNFLHENGIAKKRMSSRGYAFRYPTGKGDDFDRRVEIEIISR, from the coding sequence TTGAAATACAACATTTTATACATATTATTTTTCTCCACTATACTTTGTGCTGCTCAACAACAACAGGGAGAATGGTCGCTGTATTTCGAAAACGATGCTCACCAACTTACAAAAGCACATAAAGTATTAATAGACAGTATAAAAAGAACCGCGCTGGTGGCTACAGATAGTATTGTTGTAAAAGGATACGCAAGCAGCCCGGCCAATGAAGCCTATAATTTAAAGCTTTCAGAAAAAAGAGCATTAAACACCAAAAATGCATTCCCCGAATATTACACAATCATTGCCAATGGTTTTGGCGAATTGCAGGGTGATGAGGCAAAAAACCGTAGGGTAGACATCATGATTTGGGCAGTATATCAGGAAAAACTAGCTTTAAAAAACAGTACTGCAAATCCGACCAAAGTACCTGAAAAAATTAATGATTTTACAAAGATGAATGCCGGGGAAAAAATAGCACTGGCTGGTATCTATTTTTATCCGGGTAGAGATGATATAAGAAATGACAGTTATGCTGCATTAAATGAGCTATTGGCGTATTTAAAGGAGAATAAATCAGTTACATTTAGATTGTTAGGTCATGTTTGCTGCGGAAAAAAATACGAACCAGGGCGAGATGGGTATAACAATCGAACTGGAAAAAATAACCTAAGTGAAGCCAGAGCAAAGCGTATTTACAACTTTCTTCACGAAAATGGAATCGCTAAAAAAAGGATGAGCTCGCGCGGCTATGCATTTCGATATCCCACGGGCAAAGGAGATGATTTTGATCGTAGGGTAGAAATAGAGATTATTTCAAGATAA
- a CDS encoding tail fiber domain-containing protein, producing the protein MKQLFLLFALITTTSTFAQVGINTTSPNAIVEIKSSSETNPTITDGILIPRMDVFPPNPTVNQDGMLIYISGDDPSPIPDEEGYYYWDFPTLSWIPFSVKRINDLQDGRSDWVGSNYNGASVYLGNLAGANDDGTSNRSVGIGQSALQNNTAGTGNTAIGHSALFNMTIGQANTAIGRNAMFSSTNANGNTAIGFAAMYNNTEGSNNLAIGSETLQEITDQDFNTAIGFKALQAAVSDGNTAIGANALENLTTGSNNMSFGYSSLSNLTTGSNNLNIGNLGLSSLTGGESNNIAIGIFTGFNNSGDNNIYLGNTSGSNFINATARSGGIFLGNGSGQTETSSNRLYIENSASSTPLIGGDFALDRVGINRDLSLLTNTFEVEGEASKTTVGAWLGNSDRRLKKNIETIKGNEALAKISKLRGVTYQWNDTETGNKRPTTIQYGFIAQEIMEVFPNKVSKDVQGYYQTAYGDYDAIFVQAIKELIKLTHEQKQEIKTLKEQNDVFEMRLKKLEAAMPIKK; encoded by the coding sequence ATGAAACAATTATTTTTGTTATTCGCTTTAATTACTACCACTTCTACCTTTGCTCAAGTAGGAATCAATACTACGTCTCCTAACGCCATTGTAGAAATAAAATCTTCTAGTGAAACAAACCCTACAATAACCGATGGTATACTAATTCCAAGAATGGATGTATTCCCTCCCAACCCTACCGTTAATCAAGATGGAATGTTAATTTATATTTCTGGTGATGACCCATCACCCATACCAGACGAAGAAGGCTATTATTACTGGGATTTCCCAACGTTAAGTTGGATTCCTTTTTCAGTAAAGAGAATTAATGATTTACAAGATGGAAGATCCGACTGGGTTGGAAGTAATTATAATGGCGCTTCCGTTTATTTAGGAAACCTGGCTGGCGCTAATGATGATGGTACTAGTAATAGGTCTGTAGGTATTGGTCAATCTGCCTTACAAAACAATACAGCTGGAACTGGCAATACTGCTATAGGACATTCGGCATTATTTAATATGACGATAGGTCAGGCAAACACCGCAATTGGTCGTAATGCTATGTTTAGCTCAACGAATGCAAATGGAAATACAGCCATAGGATTTGCAGCGATGTATAACAATACGGAAGGTTCTAACAATTTGGCCATAGGATCTGAGACGTTACAAGAAATAACAGATCAAGATTTTAATACTGCTATTGGTTTTAAAGCGCTTCAAGCAGCTGTATCAGATGGAAATACCGCCATAGGAGCAAATGCTTTAGAAAATTTAACGACTGGAAGTAATAATATGTCTTTTGGATATTCTAGCTTATCAAACCTAACAACAGGGAGTAATAATTTGAATATAGGCAATTTAGGTTTATCGAGTCTAACAGGTGGAGAATCTAACAATATTGCAATAGGAATTTTCACTGGGTTTAACAATTCTGGTGATAACAATATTTATTTAGGTAACACTTCGGGCTCCAATTTTATAAATGCAACCGCCAGATCTGGAGGAATTTTTCTAGGAAATGGCTCTGGACAAACCGAAACATCAAGCAATAGACTCTACATTGAAAACAGTGCAAGTTCAACCCCCTTAATTGGAGGTGATTTTGCCCTTGATCGTGTTGGTATAAATAGAGACCTTAGCCTATTGACAAACACTTTTGAAGTAGAAGGTGAAGCCTCTAAAACAACAGTAGGTGCATGGTTGGGAAATTCTGACAGAAGACTTAAAAAAAATATAGAAACAATTAAAGGAAATGAAGCCTTAGCAAAAATCTCTAAATTGAGAGGCGTTACCTACCAATGGAACGACACCGAAACCGGTAACAAGCGTCCAACGACCATTCAATATGGATTTATTGCACAAGAAATAATGGAGGTTTTTCCCAATAAAGTAAGCAAAGATGTACAGGGGTATTATCAAACAGCCTATGGAGATTATGATGCAATCTTTGTGCAAGCAATTAAAGAGCTCATTAAATTAACTCATGAGCAAAAACAAGAAATAAAAACCTTGAAAGAGCAAAACGATGTGTTTGAAATGAGATTAAAAAAACTTGAGGCTGCAATGCCCATAAAGAAGTAA
- the rpsO gene encoding 30S ribosomal protein S15, with amino-acid sequence MYLAPEEKAKIFKKHGKDAKDTGSAEGQIALFTYRIDHLTKHLKANHKDFNTERSLVKLVGKRRSLLNYLMKKDIMRYRAIVKELGLRK; translated from the coding sequence ATGTATTTAGCACCAGAAGAGAAAGCAAAAATATTCAAAAAACACGGTAAAGACGCAAAAGACACAGGTTCTGCAGAAGGGCAGATTGCTTTGTTCACCTACCGTATTGATCATTTAACAAAACACCTTAAAGCAAACCACAAAGACTTCAACACAGAACGTTCTTTGGTAAAGCTAGTAGGTAAGCGTCGTTCATTATTGAACTACCTTATGAAAAAAGACATTATGCGATATCGTGCAATTGTTAAAGAATTAGGATTACGTAAGTAA
- a CDS encoding polyribonucleotide nucleotidyltransferase, with protein sequence MIPKVFKEVIDLGDGREISIETGKLAKQAHGSVVVQSGKCMLLCTVVSNYEQKDLDFLPLTVDYREKFAAAGRYPGGFFKREARPSDGEVLTMRLVDRVLRPLFPKDYHAETQVMIQLMSHDDDVMPDAMAGLAASAAIQLSDFPFECAISEARVGRVNGQFVINPTRAQLEESDIDMMIGASADSVMMVEGEMKEISEEEMTEAIKFAHDHIKKQCEAQLRLAEAFGKKEVREYPAERSDEDLKKKIHDMAYDKVYAIAKAGSAKHERSTAFNEIKEEIKATFSEEELEDFGDLVSKYYRAAEKAAIRDLTLNEGSRLDGRKTTEIRPIWCEVDYLPSVHGSAVFTRGETQALATVTLGTSRDSNQIDMPSYEGEENFYLHYNFPPFCTGEARPIRGTSRREIGHGNLAQRGLKGMVPEDCPYTVRVVSEVLESNGSSSMATVCAGTMAMMDAGIQMIKPVSGIAMGLISDADTGKYAVLSDILGDEDHLGDMDFKVTGTADGITACQMDIKVKGLSYEILVNALKQARDGRLHILEKLTDTIAAPREDVKSYAPKMVTTRIANEYIGALIGPGGKVIQELQKETGCTIVINEDPVTEEGIVEILGTGQEGIDAVLAKIDSITFKPEVGSVYEVKVIKMLDFGAVVEYTEAPGNEVLLHVSELAWERTENVSDVVNMGDVFDVKYFGLDKRTRKEKVSRKALLPKPEGFVERPPRDRNDRGRDNRGRDNRNRDKKRD encoded by the coding sequence ATGATACCTAAAGTATTTAAAGAGGTCATAGACCTTGGCGATGGTAGAGAAATCTCTATCGAAACCGGAAAATTAGCAAAACAAGCCCACGGGTCTGTTGTTGTTCAATCTGGGAAATGTATGTTGCTCTGTACTGTAGTTTCAAACTACGAGCAAAAAGACTTAGATTTTCTTCCATTAACGGTAGACTACCGCGAAAAATTTGCAGCCGCAGGACGGTACCCGGGTGGTTTCTTTAAGAGAGAAGCACGCCCAAGTGATGGTGAAGTATTAACGATGCGTTTGGTAGATCGTGTATTAAGACCATTATTTCCAAAAGACTATCACGCTGAAACACAGGTGATGATTCAATTAATGTCTCATGATGATGACGTAATGCCAGATGCTATGGCAGGACTTGCTGCATCTGCTGCAATTCAATTATCAGACTTCCCTTTTGAATGTGCTATTTCTGAAGCCAGAGTAGGACGCGTAAATGGCCAGTTTGTGATTAACCCTACCAGAGCACAATTAGAAGAGTCTGATATAGACATGATGATTGGAGCTTCTGCAGATAGTGTTATGATGGTAGAGGGTGAAATGAAGGAAATTTCCGAAGAGGAAATGACCGAAGCAATTAAATTTGCGCATGACCACATTAAAAAACAATGTGAAGCACAACTTAGATTAGCAGAAGCTTTCGGAAAGAAAGAAGTACGCGAGTATCCAGCTGAAAGATCTGATGAAGATTTAAAGAAGAAAATTCACGACATGGCATACGATAAAGTGTATGCTATTGCAAAAGCAGGTTCTGCTAAACACGAACGTAGTACTGCCTTTAATGAAATTAAAGAAGAAATAAAGGCTACTTTTTCTGAAGAGGAGTTAGAAGACTTCGGAGATTTAGTTTCAAAATACTACCGCGCTGCAGAAAAAGCTGCGATTAGAGATTTAACCCTTAACGAAGGTTCTAGACTTGATGGTCGTAAAACTACCGAGATTCGCCCAATTTGGTGTGAAGTAGATTACCTTCCATCGGTACACGGTTCTGCCGTGTTTACCAGAGGAGAAACACAAGCCTTGGCAACAGTAACGTTAGGAACCTCTAGAGATTCTAACCAGATTGACATGCCAAGTTACGAAGGCGAAGAGAACTTCTACCTTCACTATAATTTCCCACCATTTTGTACGGGTGAAGCAAGACCTATTCGTGGAACCTCTCGTCGTGAGATAGGACATGGTAATCTTGCACAACGCGGACTTAAAGGAATGGTGCCAGAAGACTGCCCGTATACAGTACGTGTTGTTTCTGAAGTATTAGAATCTAACGGTTCTTCTTCTATGGCAACAGTTTGTGCAGGAACAATGGCAATGATGGATGCCGGAATACAAATGATAAAGCCTGTTTCTGGAATCGCAATGGGATTAATTTCTGATGCAGACACTGGGAAATATGCAGTGCTTTCTGATATTTTAGGTGATGAAGATCACTTAGGAGACATGGACTTTAAAGTTACAGGAACGGCAGATGGTATTACTGCTTGCCAGATGGATATTAAAGTAAAAGGATTAAGCTACGAAATTCTTGTAAATGCCTTAAAGCAAGCAAGAGATGGTCGTTTGCACATTCTGGAGAAATTAACAGACACTATTGCAGCTCCTAGAGAAGATGTGAAGTCTTACGCTCCTAAAATGGTTACAACTCGTATTGCCAATGAATACATTGGTGCATTAATTGGGCCAGGAGGAAAAGTAATTCAAGAGCTTCAAAAAGAAACAGGATGTACTATTGTTATTAACGAAGACCCAGTAACTGAAGAAGGAATTGTTGAAATCTTAGGAACTGGACAAGAAGGAATTGATGCTGTACTAGCAAAAATTGATTCTATTACCTTTAAGCCTGAGGTTGGTTCTGTATACGAAGTGAAAGTAATTAAAATGTTAGATTTTGGTGCTGTTGTAGAATATACAGAAGCTCCAGGTAATGAAGTATTATTACACGTTTCTGAATTGGCTTGGGAACGCACAGAAAATGTTAGCGATGTAGTAAACATGGGCGACGTTTTTGATGTGAAATACTTCGGATTAGACAAACGCACCCGTAAGGAGAAGGTATCTCGCAAAGCGTTGTTACCAAAACCAGAAGGATTTGTAGAGCGTCCGCCAAGAGATCGTAACGATCGTGGAAGAGACAACAGAGGTCGCGACAATCGTAACAGAGATAAAAAGAGAGACTAA
- a CDS encoding Omp28-related outer membrane protein: protein MKMKNLFFLCLIAVVFVFTSCDSDDENIVVGLTAEAALVVESNKALRNQEVNLNLIGTDDVNHTTNATFYVNNEVLEGTTFAASTTGAFQIKATYLLNGVETTTATETIEVFIPKRKIVLEIFTGTWCGYCPRKKPAVESLRALTDHVAVVAIHGNSANTSTDPFTIEDGIFLKNHLNIPGYPTGIVNRDVFWNLQASTTAAQPFMALAGEESPVSISIASEISNSNLSVKTSLVSEAQLSDHTLVVYLLEDTVIHNQASYYDGDPNSPFFGMGNPLKDFEHNEVLRQLLTNPLGDAMSTLTPLAPKDFTFTTTIPSEYDQNNLRLVVAIYDENGVAVNAQFANINEFKSFE, encoded by the coding sequence ATGAAAATGAAAAATCTGTTCTTTCTATGTCTAATTGCAGTTGTTTTTGTGTTTACGAGTTGTGATAGCGACGATGAGAACATAGTGGTTGGTCTCACTGCCGAAGCTGCACTTGTTGTTGAAAGTAATAAAGCGTTACGCAATCAAGAAGTCAACTTAAACCTTATTGGTACAGATGATGTGAACCATACAACCAATGCTACTTTTTATGTAAACAATGAAGTACTTGAAGGAACTACATTTGCCGCCTCAACTACAGGTGCCTTTCAAATAAAAGCTACCTATCTATTAAATGGTGTAGAAACCACAACGGCGACAGAAACGATAGAGGTGTTTATTCCGAAACGCAAAATAGTGTTGGAAATTTTCACAGGAACGTGGTGCGGGTACTGCCCAAGAAAAAAGCCTGCTGTAGAATCGTTACGAGCATTAACAGATCACGTGGCTGTAGTTGCTATTCATGGTAACAGTGCTAATACAAGTACAGACCCATTTACCATAGAAGATGGGATCTTCTTAAAAAACCATTTAAATATACCCGGATACCCAACAGGTATTGTGAATAGAGATGTTTTTTGGAATCTTCAGGCTAGTACTACAGCCGCTCAACCTTTTATGGCCTTGGCGGGAGAAGAAAGTCCGGTGAGTATTTCAATTGCTTCAGAAATTTCTAACAGCAACTTGTCTGTAAAAACCTCTTTGGTGAGTGAAGCCCAATTAAGTGACCACACCCTAGTAGTTTATTTGTTAGAAGATACAGTTATACACAACCAGGCAAGTTATTATGATGGTGATCCTAACAGTCCGTTTTTCGGAATGGGGAATCCATTAAAAGATTTTGAACACAATGAAGTACTTCGTCAACTACTTACAAATCCGTTAGGAGATGCTATGTCAACACTAACACCCTTAGCGCCTAAGGATTTTACATTTACTACAACAATTCCATCAGAGTACGACCAAAATAACTTGCGTTTAGTGGTTGCTATTTATGATGAGAATGGGGTAGCTGTTAATGCGCAATTTGCTAATATAAACGAGTTCAAGAGTTTTGAATAA